One Triticum dicoccoides isolate Atlit2015 ecotype Zavitan chromosome 4B, WEW_v2.0, whole genome shotgun sequence genomic window carries:
- the LOC119294484 gene encoding putative disease resistance protein RGA1, whose product MAGVLDALASYVTKMLADMAREEVATLIGLSGGIKDLNIKLGDLKNFLADADRRNITDESVQGWVGELKRAMYLATDIVDLCQLKAMEQCPSKDMGCLNPLLFCMRNPLHSHDIGTCIKALNKEMDSICKRGKKFKFAKLEAYQDLKMTRSLATDRKTDSLLERSGIVGEKIEEDTRALVEVLTSEEGSDKTGRHMVVAIVGVDGIGKTTLSKKVFNDEAIKGKFTKKIWLSITQDFTDVELLSTAITAAGGDQPEGGGTRDRALLVDALELMHGTNCS is encoded by the coding sequence ATGGCGGGGGTTCTGGATGCTTTGGCATCCTATGTGACCAAGATGCTTGCCGACATGGCCAGAGAAGAGGTGGCCACGCTAATCGGCTTGTCCGGCGGGATCAAAGACCTGAACATCAAGCTTGGGGACCTCAAGAATTTCCTTGCTGACGCTGATAGGAGGAACATCACTGATGAGAGTGTACAGGGGTGGGTGGGGGAACTGAAGCGTGCCATGTACCTGGCCACCGACATCGTCGACCTATGTCAGCTCAAGGCCATGGAGCAGTGTCCATCCAAGGACATGGGGTGCCTTAACCCACTCCTCTTCTGCATGCGAAACCCCCTCCACTCCCACGACATTGGCACCTGCATCAAGGCATTGAACAAGGAGATGGATAGCATCTGCAAGCGGGGCAAGAAATTTAAATTTGCCAAGCTAGAAGCCTACCAAGACTTGAAGATGACTCGATCTCTTGCCACTGACCGCAAAACAGATTCATTGTTGGAGCGGTCAGGTATTGTTGGCGAGAAGATTGAGGAGGACACAAGAGCACTCGTGGAGGTGCTCACAAGTGAGGAGGGCAGTGACAAGACTGGTCGCCACATGGTGGTTGCCATTGTTGGTGTCGATGGGATTGGCAAGACCACCCTCAGCAAGAAGGTCTTCAATGACGAGGCTATCAAAGGCAAGTTCACTAAGAAGATATGGCTTAGTATCACACAGGATTTCACCGATGTTGAGCTATTAAGTACAGCCATTACTGCCGCTGGGGGAGACCAACCTGAAGGGGGTGGGACTCGAGATAGGGCCCTACTTGTTGATGCTCTCGAGCTGATGCATGGAACAAACTGCTCATAA